A genome region from Brooklawnia propionicigenes includes the following:
- a CDS encoding ImmA/IrrE family metallo-endopeptidase — translation MASNEDARAAREAKLDELHEKLTGAVEALVSGDDWRQALAFAARFRSRSFNNTMLIWVQHEAAFEAGRVPEPFPTLVAGYRQWQGLGRQVMKGQPGYMIFAPVTGRFATATPADAGSWRRLGPREKPKAGEVVRSRMVGARPAYVWDASQTDGEPLPVPPAPTLLEGEAPTGLWEGLAGQIRGAGFEVLRVPYEGMISGANGMTDFEARTVAVRENMDPAAKVKTLAHELAHVLMHDPDDEEARQHRGIREVEAESVALMIGAAHGMDTAGYTIPYVSTWATRVDGQEPAQVVQGTGERVRKTALAILDQLDTLQGGDGTPPGLERDTPSPRTSRAAAHGVEADHPRVAPVPALAGRGL, via the coding sequence ATGGCATCGAACGAGGACGCCCGGGCGGCGCGGGAGGCGAAGCTCGACGAGCTGCACGAGAAGCTGACCGGCGCGGTGGAAGCACTGGTCTCGGGCGATGACTGGCGGCAGGCGCTGGCGTTCGCAGCCCGGTTCCGCAGCCGCTCGTTCAACAACACGATGCTGATCTGGGTGCAGCACGAGGCCGCGTTCGAGGCGGGCCGGGTGCCGGAGCCGTTCCCGACGCTGGTCGCCGGGTACCGGCAGTGGCAGGGCCTGGGTCGTCAGGTGATGAAGGGCCAGCCGGGGTACATGATCTTCGCGCCCGTAACGGGCCGGTTCGCTACCGCGACCCCTGCCGATGCGGGATCGTGGCGACGGCTCGGACCGAGGGAGAAGCCGAAGGCCGGCGAGGTGGTGCGCTCGCGGATGGTCGGGGCCAGGCCGGCCTACGTGTGGGATGCCTCCCAGACCGACGGCGAGCCGCTGCCGGTGCCGCCCGCTCCGACGCTGCTGGAAGGCGAAGCACCGACGGGGCTGTGGGAGGGGCTGGCCGGGCAGATTCGCGGCGCGGGGTTCGAGGTGCTGCGGGTGCCGTACGAGGGGATGATCTCCGGCGCGAACGGCATGACCGACTTCGAGGCGCGCACGGTTGCCGTGAGGGAGAACATGGACCCTGCCGCGAAGGTCAAGACCCTCGCGCACGAGCTGGCGCACGTGCTGATGCACGATCCCGACGACGAAGAGGCGCGGCAGCATCGCGGCATCCGCGAGGTCGAAGCCGAGTCCGTCGCGCTGATGATTGGCGCCGCGCACGGCATGGACACCGCCGGGTACACGATCCCGTACGTCTCGACCTGGGCCACCCGCGTGGACGGTCAAGAGCCCGCCCAGGTGGTGCAGGGCACCGGCGAGCGGGTGCGGAAGACCGCGCTGGCGATCCTCGACCAGCTCGACACGCTCCAGGGCGGCGACGGCACCCCGCCCGGCCTCGAACGCGACACCCCCAGTCCGCGAACTTCCCGTGCGGCTGCGCATGGGGTGGAGGCGGATCATCCGCGTGTTGCGCCGGTGCCAGCGCTGGCAGGGCGAGGGCTGTGA
- a CDS encoding IS1380 family transposase — translation MKPSHAVRAVFDDPNLVSAAGLVPALRLAGAAGLEDLLEQRLSVGSPNATTKATCVVAGMLAGADSIEDLDLLRHGGMARLFEGVRAPSTLGTFLRSFTHGHVQQLDAVNGRLLAGLSTQVPGLLPGGGCAAGMAFIDLDDTIREVHGYAKQAAAYGYTRQRGLNVQLATVSTPLAAPVIARARLRRGNTASAAGAGRMLAQAIVTARAAGVRSQVLCRADSAYYGWALVGTALRHDAWFSVTARMDPKVTAAIASIAEDAWHPIQYTHAVFDHQEQRWISDAEVAEIDFVAFTGRRKAEHVPCRLVVRRVRRLGPSGHGNDQGELFASYRHHAFITNSTLDTVAADARHRDHAIVEQVIAELKDGPLAHLPSGHYAANAAWVACAVIAFNTARATAAAADLAKARWASLRKKIINVPARIAASGRRLILHLPVHWPWAQHWQTLHAAATGPPRPLTT, via the coding sequence GTGAAACCTTCTCACGCTGTACGGGCCGTGTTCGATGACCCGAACCTGGTGTCGGCTGCTGGTCTGGTTCCCGCGCTGCGGCTGGCCGGGGCGGCCGGGCTTGAGGACCTCCTCGAGCAGCGGTTGAGCGTCGGGTCGCCGAACGCGACGACGAAGGCGACATGCGTGGTCGCTGGGATGCTGGCGGGCGCGGACAGCATCGAGGACCTGGACCTGCTGCGCCACGGCGGGATGGCCCGGTTGTTCGAGGGGGTCCGAGCCCCGTCGACGTTGGGCACGTTCCTGCGCTCGTTCACCCACGGGCACGTGCAGCAGCTCGACGCGGTGAACGGCCGGCTCCTGGCCGGTCTGAGCACCCAGGTGCCTGGTCTGCTCCCTGGGGGCGGGTGTGCGGCGGGGATGGCGTTCATCGACCTGGACGACACCATCCGTGAGGTCCACGGCTACGCCAAGCAGGCCGCCGCCTACGGCTACACCCGTCAGCGGGGTCTGAACGTCCAGCTCGCGACCGTGTCCACACCGTTGGCAGCGCCGGTGATCGCTCGCGCGCGGCTACGACGGGGGAACACCGCTTCGGCGGCCGGGGCCGGGCGGATGCTCGCCCAGGCGATCGTGACCGCCCGGGCCGCCGGTGTCCGGAGCCAGGTGCTGTGCCGGGCGGACTCAGCCTACTACGGGTGGGCGCTGGTGGGCACCGCCCTGCGTCACGACGCCTGGTTCAGCGTGACCGCGCGGATGGACCCCAAAGTCACCGCCGCGATCGCGAGTATCGCCGAGGACGCGTGGCACCCGATCCAGTACACCCACGCGGTCTTCGACCACCAGGAGCAGCGCTGGATCAGCGACGCCGAGGTCGCCGAGATCGACTTCGTCGCGTTCACCGGGCGTCGCAAGGCCGAGCACGTGCCCTGCCGGCTGGTCGTGCGCCGGGTCCGGCGTCTTGGCCCGTCCGGGCACGGCAACGACCAGGGTGAGCTGTTCGCGAGCTACCGTCACCACGCGTTCATCACCAACTCCACCTTGGACACCGTCGCCGCCGACGCCCGCCACCGCGACCACGCGATCGTCGAGCAGGTCATCGCCGAGCTCAAGGACGGGCCCCTGGCACACCTGCCCTCAGGCCACTACGCGGCCAACGCGGCCTGGGTCGCCTGCGCAGTCATCGCGTTCAACACCGCCCGCGCCACCGCTGCTGCGGCGGACCTGGCCAAGGCCCGGTGGGCGAGCCTGCGCAAGAAGATCATCAACGTCCCCGCGCGAATCGCCGCGTCCGGCCGCCGCCTCATCCTGCACCTGCCCGTCCACTGGCCCTGGGCCCAGCACTGGCAGACCCTGCACGCCGCTGCGACCGGCCCACCCCGGCCGCTCACAACCTGA
- a CDS encoding HYR domain-containing protein yields MSVAPRHRARSAPRPVRRSRPVATVLAVLALVLTGWIAPASADTISSSLGMDGRTTVVAGSSTVVDFWLVQTSDDGRPNCNVNPGTLRLAVAPAVTVTAPTLVIRDCGQAAGVPVTFSGATPGEYVVTASMDDVRGGSFTSATFTLTVAAPADTTAPVLALPGPLTVEATGPSGAPAAWTASAYDEGDAASTPVTCTPASGSTVGLGTTTVTCTSVDSRGNTATGTFGVTVVDTTGPVMSPQTVTAEATSGGGAVVTLAVTAHDLVDGPVGVLCQTPAGDLYPLGTTEVGCSASDSRGNGSTTTATVTVADTIPPSISVQDLTVEATSAAGAVVEYVATAADAVSGPVPVVCGTASGAVFPLGTTTVHCEATDAAGNTGYASFQVTVADTTAPTLTLQSVTVEATGPSGAVAAFATSAHDDVDGELEVSCSPTAGSLFALGTTTVACSSTDAAGQTASGELTVTVVDTTPPVLDLTDLVLEATGPDGVVATPIAPSATDLVDGVLPVDCGIAPDTLFPLGVTEVACSVEDRAGNPASGTWTIRVVDTTPPVLQVQDLVQEATGPDGAVVTFAPVVTDAVSPDLVAGCAPASGSTFGLGSTPVSCSATDAAGNTGVAAFVVTVEDTTAPAYAPADVVVEATGADGAVATWGTTAHDLVEGPITASCTPAPGSVFPIGTTTVECSVADSLDNRTTAFLTVTVEDTVGPELTLPGTVVAEATGLDGADVTFRASAVDLVDGETEVDCRPASDSRFALGSTTVTCSSRDAQGNTTEGSFEVLVQDTTGPVVSVASRTVEATGPDGAVVDLEATARDAVDGDRPVICVPASGSTFPLGETTVTCESFDSRDNRGVTEVTVTVGDTTAPALTLVDVVAEATGPLGAEVTYVATAVDVVDGDVDVTCDPPSGSLFAIGATTVGCSASDTRGNTAEDTLEVLVRDTTAPRLTLTGATVEATGPNGATATFTATAEDRVDGDVTVACDYASGATFPVGTTTVACTATDAAGNTGSGELLVVVTDTTAPDLTLPVVAPQEATGAAGAVVAFEATGFDLVDEDVPVVCAPASGSMFPLGATEVSCSAEDSRGNRVSRSFEVTVVDTTAPVVTVTPVTVEATSPDGAAVAYTATAVDLVDGTVPVTCTPAPGSVFPLGASEVECEAVDAAGNWAVTRHGGITVVDTTAPTLSVPGSLTVTATSAAGAAVYYAVSATDLADPDPLVACSVASGAVVPLGTTTVTCTATDASGSTAQRSFTVTVQVAWSGLAAPISVDGRAAFKSGSTIPVKFSLTGASAGATGAPATLSVAKVGAAGGEESLTVLSTSAADSGNQFRVSSGQYVYNLSTKGWGEGVYVLRLDLGDGVDRATQITVRR; encoded by the coding sequence ATGTCCGTCGCTCCCCGCCACCGGGCGCGCAGTGCACCCCGACCGGTCCGCCGGTCCCGCCCCGTCGCCACCGTCCTGGCCGTCCTCGCCCTGGTGCTGACCGGGTGGATCGCACCGGCCAGTGCCGACACGATCAGCTCGAGCCTCGGCATGGACGGCCGCACCACGGTCGTCGCAGGCTCCTCGACCGTCGTCGACTTCTGGCTCGTCCAGACCAGCGACGACGGTCGCCCCAATTGCAACGTCAACCCCGGCACGCTGCGTCTCGCCGTCGCCCCTGCCGTCACCGTCACGGCCCCCACCCTGGTGATCCGCGACTGCGGCCAGGCCGCGGGGGTCCCGGTCACGTTCTCCGGTGCGACACCCGGCGAGTACGTCGTGACCGCGTCGATGGACGACGTGCGGGGCGGCAGCTTCACCAGCGCGACCTTCACGCTGACGGTGGCGGCCCCGGCCGACACGACCGCGCCCGTGCTCGCCCTGCCCGGCCCGCTGACCGTCGAGGCGACCGGCCCCTCCGGCGCGCCCGCCGCCTGGACCGCGTCCGCGTACGACGAGGGCGATGCCGCCTCGACCCCGGTGACCTGTACGCCCGCCTCGGGCAGCACCGTTGGCCTCGGGACCACCACGGTGACGTGCACGTCCGTCGACTCGCGCGGGAACACGGCGACCGGCACCTTCGGGGTCACGGTGGTCGACACGACCGGACCGGTCATGTCGCCGCAGACCGTGACCGCCGAGGCGACGTCAGGCGGCGGTGCCGTCGTGACGCTCGCCGTCACCGCGCACGACCTCGTGGACGGCCCGGTCGGCGTCCTGTGCCAGACCCCGGCCGGTGACCTCTACCCCCTCGGGACGACCGAGGTCGGGTGCTCGGCCTCCGATAGCCGCGGGAACGGGTCGACCACGACGGCGACCGTCACCGTCGCCGACACCATCCCCCCGTCGATCTCCGTGCAGGACCTCACCGTCGAGGCCACCTCGGCCGCCGGGGCGGTGGTCGAGTACGTCGCGACGGCGGCCGACGCCGTCAGCGGTCCGGTGCCCGTGGTGTGCGGCACCGCCTCCGGTGCCGTGTTCCCGCTCGGCACCACGACCGTTCACTGCGAGGCCACGGACGCCGCCGGGAACACGGGCTACGCCTCCTTCCAGGTGACCGTCGCCGACACGACCGCGCCCACCCTCACGCTCCAGAGCGTGACGGTCGAGGCCACCGGGCCGAGCGGAGCCGTCGCGGCCTTCGCGACCTCCGCCCACGACGACGTCGACGGCGAGCTCGAGGTGAGCTGCAGCCCGACCGCGGGCTCGCTGTTCGCGCTCGGGACGACCACGGTCGCGTGCTCGTCCACCGATGCGGCGGGGCAGACCGCCTCGGGCGAGCTGACGGTGACCGTCGTCGACACGACGCCCCCCGTGCTGGACCTCACCGATCTGGTCCTCGAGGCCACCGGACCGGACGGTGTCGTGGCGACCCCGATCGCGCCGAGCGCCACGGACCTGGTCGACGGTGTCCTGCCGGTCGACTGCGGGATCGCGCCGGACACGCTCTTCCCGCTCGGGGTGACCGAGGTCGCGTGCTCGGTCGAGGACAGGGCGGGCAACCCCGCCTCCGGTACGTGGACGATCCGGGTGGTCGACACCACCCCGCCCGTCCTCCAGGTCCAGGACCTCGTCCAGGAGGCCACCGGGCCCGACGGCGCGGTCGTCACCTTCGCCCCGGTGGTCACGGACGCCGTGAGCCCCGACCTGGTGGCCGGCTGCGCACCGGCCTCCGGGAGCACCTTCGGCCTGGGTAGCACCCCCGTCAGCTGCTCGGCGACCGACGCCGCGGGCAACACCGGCGTCGCCGCGTTCGTCGTGACCGTCGAGGACACCACCGCACCCGCCTACGCCCCGGCCGACGTCGTCGTCGAGGCGACGGGAGCCGACGGGGCCGTGGCGACGTGGGGTACCACGGCCCACGACCTCGTGGAGGGCCCGATCACCGCCTCCTGCACCCCCGCCCCCGGGTCGGTCTTCCCGATCGGTACGACGACGGTCGAGTGCTCCGTCGCGGACAGCCTCGACAACCGCACGACGGCGTTCCTCACCGTCACCGTCGAGGACACGGTGGGCCCCGAGCTCACCCTCCCCGGCACGGTCGTCGCCGAGGCCACCGGGCTGGACGGCGCCGACGTCACCTTCCGGGCCTCGGCCGTCGACCTGGTCGACGGTGAGACCGAGGTCGACTGCCGGCCGGCGTCCGACAGCCGGTTCGCACTCGGCTCGACGACCGTGACCTGCTCGTCCCGGGACGCGCAGGGCAATACCACCGAGGGCTCGTTCGAGGTCCTCGTGCAGGACACCACCGGCCCGGTCGTCTCCGTGGCCTCCCGGACCGTCGAGGCGACGGGGCCGGACGGCGCGGTGGTCGACCTCGAGGCCACCGCTCGCGACGCCGTCGACGGTGACCGCCCGGTGATCTGCGTCCCGGCGTCGGGGAGCACGTTCCCCCTGGGTGAGACGACGGTGACCTGCGAGTCGTTCGACAGCCGGGACAACCGCGGGGTCACCGAGGTGACCGTCACCGTGGGTGACACCACCGCTCCGGCGCTCACGCTCGTCGACGTCGTCGCCGAGGCGACCGGTCCGCTGGGGGCGGAGGTCACCTACGTGGCCACGGCCGTCGACGTGGTCGACGGGGACGTGGATGTGACGTGCGACCCGCCGTCGGGCAGCCTCTTCGCGATCGGCGCGACGACCGTCGGGTGCTCGGCGTCCGACACCCGGGGCAACACCGCCGAGGACACCCTCGAGGTGCTCGTTCGTGACACCACCGCGCCCCGGCTCACGCTGACGGGTGCCACGGTCGAGGCCACCGGGCCGAACGGTGCGACCGCGACGTTCACGGCCACGGCGGAGGACCGGGTCGACGGCGACGTCACGGTCGCCTGCGACTACGCCTCGGGAGCGACGTTCCCGGTGGGGACCACCACCGTGGCCTGCACCGCGACCGACGCGGCCGGGAACACCGGGTCCGGCGAGCTGCTGGTCGTCGTGACCGACACGACGGCGCCCGACCTCACCCTCCCGGTCGTCGCTCCCCAGGAGGCGACCGGAGCCGCGGGGGCCGTGGTCGCGTTCGAGGCGACCGGGTTCGACCTGGTCGACGAGGACGTGCCGGTCGTGTGCGCACCGGCCTCGGGCTCGATGTTCCCCCTCGGTGCCACGGAGGTGAGCTGCAGCGCCGAGGACTCGCGGGGCAACCGCGTGTCCCGCTCGTTCGAGGTGACGGTCGTGGACACGACCGCCCCGGTCGTCACCGTCACACCGGTGACGGTCGAGGCCACCTCGCCGGACGGTGCCGCGGTTGCGTACACCGCCACGGCCGTCGACCTCGTCGACGGGACGGTCCCCGTGACCTGCACGCCGGCCCCGGGGAGCGTGTTCCCCCTGGGGGCCTCCGAGGTCGAGTGCGAGGCCGTGGACGCCGCCGGCAACTGGGCGGTCACCCGCCACGGGGGCATCACGGTGGTCGACACCACGGCGCCCACGTTGTCCGTGCCGGGCAGCCTGACGGTGACCGCGACGTCCGCGGCCGGCGCGGCCGTGTACTACGCGGTCTCCGCGACGGACCTGGCCGACCCGGACCCCCTGGTCGCGTGCAGCGTCGCCTCGGGTGCGGTCGTCCCGCTCGGCACCACGACCGTGACGTGCACCGCCACCGACGCGTCGGGCAGCACCGCGCAGAGGTCGTTCACCGTCACCGTCCAGGTGGCGTGGTCGGGCCTGGCGGCGCCGATCTCCGTCGACGGCAGGGCGGCCTTCAAGTCCGGGTCCACCATCCCGGTGAAGTTCTCGCTCACGGGCGCGAGCGCCGGGGCCACCGGAGCGCCGGCGACCCTGTCCGTGGCGAAGGTCGGCGCGGCAGGCGGGGAGGAGAGCCTCACGGTGCTCTCCACCTCGGCGGCGGACTCGGGCAACCAGTTCCGGGTGTCCTCGGGCCAGTACGTCTACAACCTGAGCACGAAGGGCTGGGGCGAGGGCGTCTACGTCCTGCGGCTCGACCTCGGTGACGGGGTGGACCGGGCGACGCAGATCACCGTGCGTCGCTGA
- a CDS encoding cation-translocating P-type ATPase yields the protein MTHTISEPPQPDRAVDDDARAAVGTAHARPVDAVLAELGVTDAGLSGPEAAERLDRYGPNRLPEAEPDPAWLRLARHFNDVLIYVLLAAAVLKAVLGEWVDMAVILAVAVINAVIGFVQEGRAQRALEGLRTMLSLTAHVRRDGRWSEVEADTLVPGDVVRLKSGDRVPADLRVVAATELRTEESGLTGESEPVNKQTEPVDEDAGIGDRFCVAYSGSLVVSGRGTGVVVATGPQTEIGRISSMIDSVEQLQTPLERKIHRFSVLLSKIILGVAVLMMVFGGTVHDYPIALLLTAAVAFAVGAIPEGLPAVVTITLARGVQHMAGRNAITRRLTSVETLGSVTVICSDKTGTLTKNEMTVQDVVTPARAYEVEGLGYEPSGRVTAEGRDATLDADADLRALVTAMAVANDSTLAEQEGRWSVVGEPTEGALLALAAKVGFDADGHERLAAVPFESEHKLMATLDRTPEGHVVVHVKGAPDRVMDRCATELGPDGQPHALDRAAWDARVEELGARGLRVLAAARRTAEQGANESGDQTLTLGDLDGDLVLLGVVGILDPPRPEAIDAVAEAKEAGIRVKMITGDHTGTATAIGRQMGIIDTSTDTADEAITGRELDAASDEDLRGIVRRYDTFARVSPEHKLRLVQALQANGEVVAMTGDGVNDAPALRRADVGVAMGIKGTEATKEAAEIVLADDNFATIEKAVEEGRRTFDNIQKSIVFLLPTNGAQSLVLLTAVMLGLALPLAPVQILWVNLIAGVTLSLALAFEPAEPDVMRRPPRIPGGAIVDKAALAQIALTSLLIGGATWAMYYLARGQGIADAQAQTLAVTTLAMGQVGYLFNCRNLRGSSLRLGQWFSNKVVWLSVAALLALQALFVYAPVMNTLFGSAPLPASYWGLTLGIAVGVFLVVEVAKAALRRVFPPTLTAS from the coding sequence ATGACGCACACCATCTCCGAGCCGCCCCAGCCCGACCGGGCCGTGGACGACGACGCTCGGGCTGCGGTGGGCACCGCCCACGCGCGCCCGGTCGACGCCGTGCTCGCTGAGCTGGGCGTGACGGATGCCGGCCTCTCCGGGCCCGAGGCCGCCGAGCGGCTCGACCGGTACGGGCCGAACCGGCTGCCCGAGGCCGAGCCGGACCCGGCCTGGCTGAGGCTCGCACGGCACTTCAACGACGTCCTCATCTACGTGCTACTCGCCGCCGCCGTGCTCAAGGCCGTGCTGGGCGAGTGGGTCGACATGGCGGTCATCCTCGCGGTGGCGGTCATCAACGCCGTCATCGGCTTCGTCCAGGAGGGGCGGGCGCAGCGCGCCCTCGAGGGCCTGCGGACCATGCTGTCGCTCACGGCGCACGTCCGGCGGGACGGCCGGTGGTCGGAGGTCGAGGCGGACACGCTCGTGCCCGGCGACGTGGTGCGACTCAAGTCGGGGGACCGCGTTCCGGCGGACCTCCGGGTCGTCGCGGCCACCGAGCTGCGCACCGAGGAGTCCGGCCTGACGGGCGAGTCCGAGCCGGTGAACAAGCAGACGGAGCCCGTCGACGAGGACGCCGGCATCGGCGACCGCTTCTGCGTCGCGTACTCCGGCAGCCTCGTGGTCAGCGGGCGCGGGACCGGCGTCGTCGTCGCCACCGGGCCGCAGACGGAGATCGGCCGCATCAGCTCGATGATCGACTCCGTCGAGCAGCTGCAGACGCCGCTGGAGAGGAAGATCCACCGGTTCAGCGTGCTGCTGTCCAAGATCATCCTGGGCGTGGCCGTGCTCATGATGGTCTTCGGCGGGACCGTCCACGACTACCCGATCGCCCTGCTGCTGACGGCAGCGGTCGCGTTCGCCGTCGGGGCGATCCCCGAGGGCCTGCCCGCCGTCGTGACCATCACCCTCGCGCGGGGCGTCCAGCACATGGCCGGGCGCAACGCCATCACCCGGCGCCTGACGTCCGTGGAGACCCTCGGCTCGGTGACCGTGATCTGCTCGGACAAGACCGGCACCCTCACCAAGAACGAGATGACGGTGCAGGACGTCGTCACGCCCGCGCGGGCCTACGAGGTGGAGGGCCTCGGCTACGAGCCGTCCGGCCGGGTGACCGCCGAGGGGCGGGACGCGACGCTGGACGCCGACGCCGACCTGCGCGCGCTCGTCACCGCGATGGCCGTCGCCAACGACTCGACGCTGGCGGAGCAGGAGGGCCGGTGGAGCGTCGTCGGCGAGCCCACCGAGGGCGCCCTGCTCGCCCTGGCCGCGAAGGTCGGGTTCGACGCGGACGGCCACGAGCGGCTGGCCGCCGTGCCCTTCGAGTCGGAGCACAAGCTCATGGCGACGCTCGACCGGACCCCTGAGGGGCACGTCGTCGTCCACGTAAAGGGCGCGCCCGACCGCGTCATGGACCGCTGCGCCACCGAGCTCGGCCCCGACGGGCAGCCCCACGCCCTCGACCGCGCCGCGTGGGACGCCCGCGTCGAGGAGCTCGGCGCCCGCGGGCTGCGGGTCCTCGCCGCCGCCCGCCGGACGGCCGAGCAGGGTGCGAACGAGAGCGGGGACCAGACCCTCACCCTCGGCGACCTGGACGGCGACCTGGTGCTGCTCGGGGTCGTCGGCATCCTGGACCCGCCCCGTCCCGAGGCGATCGACGCGGTCGCCGAGGCCAAGGAGGCCGGCATCCGCGTAAAGATGATCACCGGCGACCACACCGGGACGGCAACCGCCATCGGTCGCCAGATGGGCATCATCGACACCTCGACGGACACCGCCGACGAGGCGATCACCGGCCGGGAGCTCGACGCCGCGAGCGACGAGGACCTCCGCGGGATCGTCCGCCGGTACGACACGTTCGCCCGGGTCAGCCCCGAGCACAAGCTCCGTCTCGTCCAGGCCCTGCAGGCGAACGGCGAGGTCGTCGCCATGACCGGGGACGGCGTCAACGACGCCCCGGCGCTGCGCCGGGCCGACGTCGGCGTCGCCATGGGGATCAAGGGCACGGAGGCCACCAAGGAGGCGGCCGAGATCGTCCTGGCCGACGACAACTTCGCCACCATCGAGAAGGCTGTGGAGGAGGGACGCCGGACGTTCGACAACATCCAGAAGTCGATCGTCTTCCTGCTGCCGACGAACGGGGCGCAGTCGCTGGTGCTGCTCACCGCCGTCATGCTCGGCCTGGCCCTCCCCCTCGCGCCGGTGCAGATCCTCTGGGTGAACCTCATCGCCGGGGTGACGCTGTCGCTCGCACTCGCCTTCGAGCCGGCCGAGCCGGACGTCATGCGCCGGCCCCCGCGGATCCCCGGCGGGGCGATCGTCGACAAGGCCGCGCTGGCCCAGATCGCCCTCACGTCCCTCCTGATCGGTGGCGCGACCTGGGCGATGTACTACCTGGCCCGTGGGCAGGGCATCGCCGACGCCCAGGCGCAGACGCTCGCGGTGACGACGCTGGCCATGGGCCAGGTGGGGTACCTGTTCAACTGCCGCAACCTGCGCGGGTCGAGCCTGCGGCTGGGGCAGTGGTTCTCGAACAAGGTGGTGTGGCTCTCGGTGGCGGCGCTCCTCGCCCTCCAGGCGCTGTTCGTCTACGCGCCCGTCATGAACACGCTGTTCGGCTCCGCGCCGCTGCCCGCGTCCTACTGGGGGCTGACCCTCGGTATCGCGGTGGGGGTCTTCCTGGTGGTCGAGGTGGCGAAGGCGGCCCTGCGGCGGGTCTTCCCGCCCACCCTGACGGCGTCCTGA